AagttatgaatgatatgcatatTCATAGATTAAGTAGAAAGATAATGTGATATATGTCATTACCCAATCGACGAGATGCTTGTCGTGGTCGCGATTTTCATCATACGCTCTACGTCCGGTTATTAGCTCCAATAACACGACTCCGAAACTATAGATGTCAGATCTCATTGTTAATTTTCCAGTAGTTGCATACTCAGGTGCACAATAACCATGTGTTCCCATGACTCTAGTGGCAACATACGATTGGTCTCCCGTCGGGCCGAATTTCGCAAGCCCGAAATCAGAAAGCTTTGGACAAAAATTTTCATCCAAAAGTATGTTGGATGATTTCAAATCTCTGTATATAACAGAAGGCTTTGCTTCATGGTGCAGATAATTTAGTCCCCTTGCCGCGCCAGCAGCTATTATCATTCTGGTATTCCAATCGAGCGGTTCTTTATCAGGAAAAAGATCTGCACGGGACCGCAACAAAATAGTAACTACTACTACTACTCCGGACTTaaatataaacaataaaaaaaattgaaacacgGACTAATAATTACGAGTTAGTAACTTTGATCTAGAAAAAGCTAAATGTTGCATTGCATTACCATGGAGATGAGATTCTAAGGATCCCAAAGGCATGTATTCATACACGAGAAGCCGTTGGTCGCCTTCAGCGCAATAACCGATCATGTTAACAAGGTTGGGATGGTGTAGAAGAGAGAGCATGAGAACCTCTACTAGAAATTCTTTCTCCCCTTGGACACCAGTTGTATCAAGTCTTTTAACAGCGGCCATCTGATCATTTACATCGCATAGTGGATTTATGAGCATTTGTAAATCAGAAACCGGTACGAAAAAATCATTCGTTCTTTGAACTATAGTACCTGGTTAGTTTTATCTAGCTTTCCTTTGTAAACAGTTCCAAATCCACCTTGTCCGATGAAGGTTTCGTCCCTAAAATTTTTTGTTGCTGTCGCAAGCTCTCTGAAGGTGAATATCTGAGCCTTATTAGAACCGTCGATATTCTCAGCTGGTGTAGCTTCTGATTTCGGTTCTGTATCAAATCATATTATGTCAATTCTGAAACATATGTGTATAacttttcaaatttaatcaagcTTGTGATCATGTGAGAATGGAACTCTCTAATCAATTTGTACTAAGTAGACACATATGAAATGCTTATAAGTTATACCATCTAGATATAGCTGCAGGGGTAGAAAATATGCAGAATATTTAATGGAGCTGTTTTTGAGCTCAAAACAAGCACTATTTATGATCTTAGAAAATTATCATATCAAAGAATGAATGTAAAGCAATACTATAAACTTAATATTTAACCCAATGCTTCCTTGAATTCGTAGTCAAAAAAGAGCTCGGTGACCCAAATGGAAGGCCTATTTGTTGGGAGACCAGAGAATGCGAGAGCTACAAATGGATCATAAGAGACTCTGACATAGTATATTCACCCAAAATCTCAAGGCAATGGGTGCATGGATCATTTCTCTTATATATCCAATATTGCCTCCCTTTATAGTCGATACGAGAGTTAACCACTCACTAGAATTTCAATACTCTCCCACAAGTGTGAATTCCCACATCCTACAATTCAAATCCTACAATTCCACACACTATCCAACTCTGTCTCCCCCTAAAACCGAACCAGACCtggtaccactgatgatatgatcCAAATAAAAAATTGCCCTAAGATAACAACAACCAAGACCTTTATAATTTTCTCTTACCACCATTAACAACTATAAACACAAGATTTAGCCAAAAAATCATGTCATTTTCCAATAACTTAAACTCAACAAGCCAATTTGTCTAAAATCTTAAGAGATAAATATAAACCCTACGAATTGAAACAAAGGTACAAAATTACTTAAACCCTAAGAGCTATATATTGTGAAGAAACACATATAAACTAAGAATTAATGAAGGATAATCTAACACAATGAATGGCTTAAACCCAAAACCAAACccattaaaatgatttttttttaaaaaggtagaaaaataaaaccctacaaattgaaacaaaaggttataaatcattgaaaaacaatCACAATAAACATAATCAAACATATATTGAAAATGCACCTAAAGATCTTCCAGAAACAGATTCATTCGCAACAGATTTAAGGTTGTTGACATCAGCCTCTTCATCTTCACGACCATTAAGgtttttctctttttccttctttctagaCCCAAAACATGGGCAACGACCCATCACCTCAAATCAGTAGAAATCAGCACAAAAAACAAAAGTTTTTCTTCAATTCTTACAAAACAGTGTCACCattcacatgaaaatcttcacaaATGTGAATGAAACCTTGAAGACGTTAAAACATCGTTCATGATGTTGAATGTGACATTGCAACATTTGTTACCATAATCATGTTGGTAGAAATTGAGACGAAATTGCAGAAAACGGTGTGATTATTAATTAGTAGGAATGGAAAAATATTCGGATTTGGAAGATAAttgggaattaaatgaaattGATGAAAAGTTTTAAGATGATGATGTGCATGGATTGTTTCGTGTCGACGTGATTTGTTTCCAAATTTGTCTATCAAGTTGTTGATATGAATTAAGGTTGGTGACGTGTAATAGACATGTTTGTTTTTTGTCATACTTGAAAACGTGTTTATGgtttatttattcttaaaatattattttgttacaacaaaaataaaggaattgTAACGATAGTTTACAAAAAGTTGAGTAATGTACTTTCTACTAATTATAttgtatcatttaattttatcttatttaattaattattaaatagtatattttttattgtttccaagacATTTTCAATTGAATGTAAGAGCATCTTCAATGGTGCCACCAATTTTAGGATTTTTTGTGGGACCCATTAAACCACATCATTTTGAAGCAATTCACCCAATTTTcactccaatggtgcaactctaAAGAACATATATTAGGTCCCACAATTTtactttatataataatattttatttataataaattttattttaattcaaaatattaatatgtaataaaataaataaataaatttatttaaatttaaattttataataataattaaagtaaaaaagtattataaaaatgttaaagaaaattaacttttattAAAGAAAACAATTACTTATAAATTTGTTAATATAGAATAtagataatatataaatatttataaacacATAAATTATTAAAGTAAAAAATTAGAAAGTAGCATGAAAGAAAAAACagttttatcattattttattatttattaaaattgaagAACGTTGCATTGCAGTGCAACGGTTTTCCAACTGGAGAACTCCACTGGTACCCAAAATCAATGCAACATTTGCCATGttggaaaaattgaaaaaaaatgttggaaattataaaataataatttccttagtgtgttctaatgtgacaaaaaatgggaatagatttttggttgttgcataaatttgttttttgaattcaaatttacaacatttcatgaaggggtgccttgtgtcattatagatgaaccattgcaatatatggtgaaaaggtgttgtttcatcaagagttgcaaacttatgaaacaacacatgcatggcctataaatacacatttatgaatccaaaatATAAACACAAAATAATCATTCTCTAATATATTATTCCAGacagcttccttgcattcgagtttcttcaccggtcttgtgcagactcgagtaaggctgaattatcctgggtattcaggtcattccaactctaagacaatcgagagtgtgcttgaaatacttataaggaaagtgatttcgttcacgattctagcctcaaTCCATTCGATTTCACCgatatttctaacaatcttataagtattttttttaaataatggcAATTGAGGCTTCCATATTAAAATTCAAGAATCAAAATCGAAATCATGAATTCGGGTACGTTTTTTATTGCCTTTCATATAAATCAGAGTCAAatgattgatattttaattttttgttttcatGGTTAATTGATAAAAACCGTAACTTAAATTGAAAGTATCTATAATGGAAATTAAAGTATTATTATATATGGTCATTTGTGTTTCTGAACTGTGGCTTCATTATTTATTCTGGTTAATATTTTTGTTCTAATTATATACTACGATTTGCGGTATTATactggaattaaaaaaaaaactttgagacaatccaaattaaaaaattgaaccgAAGCACTGCTTAATTGATCCGAAGCACTGCTTCATATGACTTTCTGAAGGCACTGTTTTAAAATTCACGCATTGATCTATCAAGGTATGTGATTTTAGATATAAAGAATTTTGTTATATATGTACATAGGTGGTTTCTATAtaacatataatattttattcttcTATCCAATTAATCCAATTGAATTGTCAAATCTAAATTTTGAATATATATTGTTGTAATGCCTTTATTATATGTTTTGTTTCAAAATTATATTGTTGAAACTGATGCTTATATACAAGTTATGTTAAGCATTTactaagttttatatttttcgaAATAATACATGAAATTAGATTCTatcaatttgatttaatttcattGTCAATTACGACAAAGaaaaaattgtttgaatttttcaaactatgaaattgaattttgatttgtactCTATGTGAATAACATGTTGGTGTTAAATGAGACTTATTATTATAAAGATCATTCAAAGATGGATCTTAGAGTCTAATATAACTATTGAATTCCGAGATGTGGGATTTGAGAATCTTATCGCGGAGGATAAGGAATTCAAAATTCCCACAAATAAGAACCTTGTGAAGAAGGTTCTCTACGGATTGTTGAAATACAAATAGAAAGTTCATCaatgattgttgaaaaaaaaaaatcgaaCTTAGAATTGGCAGAAAGTCTAAAAGGCTAAGGATTTAGGACCGAACAAAATCAATTGTCGGCATATTTCTTGTATTCAATAGACGAAAAATGTGAGAATTTTGTTCGTaagattcctattattcttcaagtggaagatgatCATAAAGAGTTACAATGACGATGTAATTTCAAGGGACTtctcttggaatgatgttatccaagatgaaatggaaTCAACAATGTCAAATCATACTCCTTTGGATGCAAACGGATGTTTAGAAaaagtatcatagtgatggtacattaaaacatctacaaggattgattagtaaccaagggttttagacaaaaTAAAGATGTTGATTATTTTGACACATATGCACTAGAAGCAAGCATAATGAAAATTATAGTTTTGTTTGCATTAGCTTCATCAAATAAATGTCAAAGGACATTCCCAAATAGAAATCTCAATGAGGAGATTTATATGGAGCAATCAGAATGTTATATTGTTCCTACTGATGAACAAAAAGGTGTATAAGCTTGttaaatccttgtatggattaaaacaagcaccgaaacaatgacattaaaagtttgactttgtcattgTAAGATTCTCCGATTAAGGAGGAACCACACAAATTAGGGGGAGAATTTTCAAtattatcaaaacaagaattcaaagagtttgtcatcatcaaaaagggggagattgtgaagaatacatcttatatttagttttgatgaagacaaaggttatcaaaTAAGAAAAGGATCTAAAGTGTCATGTACATCAATGATGTGgttgatcaagaaggttgaacatagaagttcaagagaagatttgagagaagtgaacataactaaggtactcattgcaattcatactatttattttaaattgctcataatttaatctctcacttcatctaaaaaccttcttgcatcatcatgcatgattatctaaaaagcttcttcatctaattcttgtgataagtgtttgtacacaaagttgtgtaagaatattgtgatatttctttgtctctatgttgattacatgttgatcattagcaacgagatgaatgaaatcttagaaacaaagaggtttctagcttccacattcaagatgaaaaatcttgaaatagtggacactcttttcgattaaagtaaagcgaaagagtgggggttgagaaaaccacattcaagatgaaagatcttggataaGTTGACACTCTTTTGGAGATCAAAGTAATtcaaaaatagtgggggttatgaacttagtcaaagacactttgagaaagttcttgataagttcaaactatcacgtttcaagaaagtgaatattcaatttgatcttagtgtcaaaatgatgatggaagaaatgtggctatattagaatacgcaagtgaaattggttttctaatgTAATGTACTAGACCTGACATAGAATTTGCacttagtaaatgagtagatttactagaaatACAAATGGTGAGCATTGGAAGGCCATCTCAAgaattttgattatcttttaaaaaccaaaatcttgacctccgctatggtaggtttcctgccatagtagaaggatataccaatatgagttggatatcgagtagtggagatcataaatttacaactaagtggatatttacactagttgggggtgagatttcttggaagatCAAGAAACAAACATGTACCACTCTCTTGACTATGAAGCCATAGTGTGTGGATCTCGCTTCCACTGGTCAAGAAGTTGAATGGTTGaaggaccttctgttggaagttccattggctaaacaCAGTGTTTCAAAGATGTTAACACAATGTGTTAGTCAAGCCAATTTAGCAAAagaattcagataagtgtaaaatggaagtctgggcactgaggccttagacattcgtgagaaaattgattaaagatgtaatcatttactcgcatatatacgatcgatctataatttgggaaattcatttactaagccactggccagagacttagtaaaaacaacctcaagaggtatgaggttgaaactccttgagtaagagttccgacagcggcggcaacccaatcttacgttaacagaacattaacctcaagattttcaatgggtaacaacaagtcgctgatttggataattgtcgaacatttcgtgataaatgttgaccttaaaacgagggttgagttttattttaaaactcttaatgaagttcaataccaaGGGTACGTGTCTCGTGGAAAaggacacaatatgaacttcacctatgtgaatttcgagatggtgccgtctcaaagtgagagttggagtttctctcatgaaaaattcatgaaacaggatagcacatggccataaataagtgctaagcgagttatgcagaggaagaacctttaaagagtgtgtgtaaggcaacaccggtctaatcatatggattcatggtttaaaagctttgctacctaatattccgattaaactttgtgttgtcctcac
The Vicia villosa cultivar HV-30 ecotype Madison, WI linkage group LG6, Vvil1.0, whole genome shotgun sequence genome window above contains:
- the LOC131612256 gene encoding probable serine/threonine-protein kinase PBL7, with product MGRCPCFGSRKKEKEKNLNGREDEEADVNNLKSVANESVSGRSLEPKSEATPAENIDGSNKAQIFTFRELATATKNFRDETFIGQGGFGTVYKGKLDKTNQMAAVKRLDTTGVQGEKEFLVEVLMLSLLHHPNLVNMIGYCAEGDQRLLVYEYMPLGSLESHLHDLFPDKEPLDWNTRMIIAAGAARGLNYLHHEAKPSVIYRDLKSSNILLDENFCPKLSDFGLAKFGPTGDQSYVATRVMGTHGYCAPEYATTGKLTMRSDIYSFGVVLLELITGRRAYDENRDHDKHLVDWARPLFREKSNYPKLADPHLQGHFPVSGLRMAIEMACMCLREEPRHRPGAGDIVLALDYLSAKQYVPRASGTISMGSMDIGDSPKEPSMILPILPKDSLREQAVAEAKQWGETWREKRKQSCENSPEEIRT